A stretch of DNA from Campylobacter concisus:
TTCAAGTAGTCTAACTAGCCGTATGGCGCTACTGCCAAGATATATGGAAGCAAATGGACTTGATGCAAACGCTCATATTATAAAAAGGCTTGAAGGTGAGGGCGGAAACGAAGAGCTCATTGAGTGCCTGAAAGTCATCTTAAAAGAAGAAATCTCTCATGTTTATAAGGGTGATAAGTGGTTTAAGTTTGCCTGCAAAAAAGAGGGTATTGACGAAAATAGCTACTTTGACATTATCTTAAGTTTGTATCCAAATTCATTTAAAAATGTTAGAGAGATCAATGAGCAAGATCGCTTAAAAGCTGGATTTAGCAAAGAAGAGCTTTGCTTGATAAAGAATTTCTCAAAGGAGAGATAGTGAGTAAAATTTATTTCATAAGACATTCAAAAGCGGTTGATGAGAATAAGGATGGAGCTAAAGATGCCTTAAGAGAGCTTAGTCAAAAAGGCAAAGAAGACGCTAAATTTATGGCAAATAGGCTAAAAATGTATGATGTGATGCCAGGGGCTATATTTTCTAGTAGTGCCAAAAGATGCGAACAAACAGCAAAGATTATCGCCAAAACTTTAAAATTTAAAGAAGAGATCGATCTTATAGATGAGCTTTATAATATAAGCTTTGAAGATCTTTTAAAATTTGTCAAAAATATAGATGAGAGTTTGGATGAGATTTTTATCATTACACATAACCCGAGCATTACCGAAATTTGCGAGTATTTAAGCGATTCATCAATAGACAATATCCCAACTTCTGGAATATTTTGCGTTGAGTTTGGATGTAAATTTAGTGAGTTAAAAGAGGGTAGTGCAAAAGCGTTATTTTTTGACCACCCCAAAAAACATCAAAGATAATTTAACACTTTAGTTTTTATCTTTAAAAATTTCGTTATATGAAGTAAAAATTTGCTCGCTTAGATCTTCTATTTTTTTAGACTTATCAACAAAATAATTTAAATTTTGTTCGTTGTAGCCAGAGGCTGACTTCTCGAGCAAGGGTTTGATTTCATTATTTAGCGACGCTGTAAGCTCTTTTGACTTATCAAAATTTTTATTTTGGTTGTGTTCGCTTATACTCTCGTTCTCGTACCAATCTAGCAGGCTTTGCGCTAAATCACGTATTTCTTCACTATATCCTTGTTCGTTTATAAGATCAGAGTACACTTTAGTTTTGTAGGCAATTTGCGA
This window harbors:
- a CDS encoding SixA phosphatase family protein; the encoded protein is MSKIYFIRHSKAVDENKDGAKDALRELSQKGKEDAKFMANRLKMYDVMPGAIFSSSAKRCEQTAKIIAKTLKFKEEIDLIDELYNISFEDLLKFVKNIDESLDEIFIITHNPSITEICEYLSDSSIDNIPTSGIFCVEFGCKFSELKEGSAKALFFDHPKKHQR